A genomic window from Xyrauchen texanus isolate HMW12.3.18 chromosome 31, RBS_HiC_50CHRs, whole genome shotgun sequence includes:
- the LOC127624817 gene encoding uncharacterized protein LOC127624817, with product MAALELHCGPDPGGRGWGGERVDLLDSFDSEMQEWEDQLQEMQRKIEELYNEVKARREANETNTNDITNNKSLDFTTLLPVNLANGYPSGCPNSNLPVHQCKGVGGDPSVIRSFGFPHLSNNCNGSNNYMLNPLSKCSQNPNSCHNIGNQDATLDILNGYLQQRPQLGNSQRNLGAPNTVFPVSHSYQDSMKTSPGTNRTASGIVVEELEEDKNKKKKASLDESQACHVSWKDQILSNNLPPKNSASKQPVKQRNASPVPPRSPFHESSQQPDRKCLLIDRKCGSPSVLRKFGAMLQENEGKTLIEDGLMTTLISTELPKHASTTVCQSKFDARRVSTQVPIQKCIADCDKPMVELEPGQDPSAAFPPQHLLHNGDRHSEMVGSAPEQYGLAFNLSPSQSYLKAGYHKKGPGHKSHKAGFQGEDLFSDYQLVEPIVGAGSQHYGKVHTGLCVDLRWQNDNLDQLLEMMEIENYRSQRDTFTQQLDTKQVIRESSPVPIKSNFSRPSRPANQRRPSRWAKHTLPSTIPPTSCPPSPSLKAKQFLNSYSLHTETVIM from the exons ATGGCCGCACTGGAATTGCACTGTGGGCCGGATCCTGGAGGTCGTGGGTGGGGTGGAGAGAGAGTTGACCTGCTGGACAGTTTTGACTCAGAGATGCAAGAATGGGAAGATCAGCTTCAGGAAATGCAGAGAAAGATTGAGGAG TTGTATAATGAAGTCAAAGCACGAAGAGAGGCCAATGAGACCAACACAAACGATATCACCAACAACAAAAGCCTGGACTTTACTACCTTGCTTCCTGTTAACCTTGCCAATGGTTATCCCTCTGGTTGCCCAAACAGCAACCTCCCAGTTCATCAATGCAAGGGAGTTGGTGGTGATCCTTCGGTTATTAGAAGCTTTGGGTTTCCTCATCTCAGCAATAACTGTAATGGCTCCAACAATTACATGCTTAATCCACTGAGCAAATGCAGCCAAAATCCAAACAGTTGTCATAATATTGGTAACCAGGACGCCACACTAGATATCCTCAACGGATACCTCCAACAGAGGCCACAATTGGGAAACAGTCAAAGGAATCTTGGAGCCCCAAATACA GtatttcctgtttcacacagTTATCAGGACAGTATGAAGACAAGCCCTGGGACAAACAG GACTGCCTCAGGCATAGTTGTGGAAGAGTTGGAGGAGGATAAGaacaagaaaaagaaagcaaGTCTGGATGAGTCTCAGGCTTGTCATGTTAGCTGGAAAGACCAGATTTTATCAAACAACCTTCCCCCTAAAAATTCAGCTTCCAAACAGCCAGTTAAACAGAGAAATGCTTCACCTGTACCCCCTCGTTCACCCTTCCATGAGTCATCACAACAACCTGATAGGAAGTGCCTCTTGATCGACAGGAAGTGTGGCAGTCCATCAGTGTTGCGTAAGTTTGGTGCCATGTTGCAGGAGAACGAGGGGAAAACCCTGATTGAAGATGGTCTCATGACCACTTTGATCTCCACTGAACTGCCAAAGCACGCCAGCACTACCGTCTGCCAGAGCAAATTCGATGCCAGGCGGGTGTCCACACAAGTGCCCATCCAGAAATGCATTGCAGACTGTGACAAACCAATGGTGGAACTGGAGCCAGGCCAGGATCCTTCGGCAGCTTTTCCCCCTCAACATTTGCTCCATAACGGAGATAGACACAGTGAGATGGTTGGCTCTGCTCCTGAGCAGTATGGCTTGGCCTTCAACCTAAGCCCTTCGCAGTCTTACCTTAAAGCAGGGTACCACAAGAAGGGTCCTGGACATAAATCCCACAAAGCGGGCTTCCAGGGTGAGGACCTATTCTCTGACTACCAGTTGGTGGAGCCGATTGTGGGAGCAGGTTCTCAACACTATGGCAAGGTACACACTGGGCTCTGTGTTGATTTGAGATGGCAAAATGACAACCTGGACCAACTTCTAGAAATGATGGAGATAGAGAACTATAGAAGTCAGAGAGACACATTCACCCAACAACTGGACACAAAGCAG GTCATCCGTGAATCATCTCCTGTCCCCATCAAAAGCAATTTTTCACGTCCCTCTCGGCCAGCCAATCAACGCCGTCCATCCAGGTGGGCAAAGCATACACTCCCTAGCACAATACCCCCTACGTCCTGCCCACCAAGCCCCAGTCTGAAAGCCAAACAGTTTTTAAATTCCTATTCCCTGCACACGGAAACAGTCATCATGTGA